In Nostoc sphaeroides, the genomic window AGACCATAGATAGCTGCGGTGTCAATCCAATTAACGCCCAGATCCAGAGCGCGAGCGATCGCTTCCATCGATTCCTGATCATCCTGCGCTCCCCAACCAAAAGCCCATCCACCTCCACCGATCGCCCAAGCTCCAAAGCCGATTGGGGTAATGTGAAGCTCCGAATTACCGAGCTGTTTGGTTTGCATATCTATTTTCTCCAAGGATTTTTGAGTCAATTGTTAGTTTAGGTTGCAAATATTTTCTCAACCGCTATCTGAGGTGTGAATGACTACTGGTGAAAACACAACAGCAAATCATTACTTATGTAGGATTACTAAATCCTAAGTGTACTAGACTTGCTCGAAGATAGTAACATTTGTCAGTGTTTATCAAAATAGAGAAGTAATATGTCAGAAGATTTAAAAGGTAAAGTTGCGCTGATTACTGGTGCAAACAAAGGTATCGGGTATGAGATCGCACGCCAACTAGGTTCTAGAGACGCTACTGTTCTTGTTGCTGCAAGAGATATCAAACGTGGTGAAGAAGCGGCGAATAAACTTTGTTTAAATGAGATCGATGCCCGATCAGTTCAACTTGATGTCACCGACCAAAAAACAATCGATTCTGCGACTAAACAAATTGAAAGCGAATTCGGAAAACTTGACATCCTTGTAAACAATGCTGGGATAATCAGTGATGGCGATCGCCTTCCACCGAGTCAAGTTGATATTGAAACACTGCGACACACTTACGAGACGAATGTATTTGGAGTGTTTGCAGTTATAAAAGCGATGCTGCCACTTTTAAAGAAGTCAACAGCAGGGCGAATAGTGAATTTATCAAGTGGTTTAGGTTCTCTGACTCTAAACTCTGACCCAAATTATGAGTTCGCTGATTTTCAGCTTCTTGCATATAACTCATCAAAGACAGCAGTAAATGCGCTCACAGTTTTGTTGGCTACTGAACTTAAAGATACCCCGATTAAAATTAATGCTGCTGACCCAGGTTTTACAGCAACTGACATTAATCAATACCAAGGATACCGCACTGTTGAGCAGGGAGCGATCGTAGCAGTGAGACTTGCCACTCTACCTGATGATGGTTCTAGCGGAGGCTTTTTTGATGAGGATGGCCTAGTTCCCTGGTAGGAAGTAAGGGACTTCCAACTAAAAAAATATCCCATTGGGCAGGGGAGCAGGGGGCAGGGGGCACACTTCGACTGCGCTCAGTGACCAGGGGGCAGGGGAAGAATAATAACTCCTAACTCCTAACTCCTAACTCCTAACTCCTAACTCCTAACTCCTAACTCCTAACTCCTAACTCCTAACTCCTAACTCCTAACTCCTAACTCCTAACTCCTAACTCCTAACTCCTAACTCCTAACTCCTAACTCCTAACTCCTAACTCCTAACTCCTAACTCCTAACTCCTAACTCCTAACTCCTAACTCCTAACTCCTAACTCCTAACTCCTAACTCCTAACTCCTAACTCCTAACTCCTAACTCCTAACTCCTAACTCCTAACTCCTAACTCCTAACTCCTAACTCCTAACTCCTAACTCCTAACTCCTAACTCCTAACTCCTAACTCCTAACTCCTAACTCCCCACTCCCCACTCCCCACTCCCCATTTAATATGGATTTGAATCAATTCGTCCCCTTTTGACACTCCTGAGGTAGTACCCAGAAGTTGGTCTGTTTCTCAAGTTAAAGGTGTCGCCACTGCGAACTTTCCAAATTTTGTAATTAGAAAAGGTCAAAGGCGTTCGGG contains:
- a CDS encoding SDR family oxidoreductase, with translation MSEDLKGKVALITGANKGIGYEIARQLGSRDATVLVAARDIKRGEEAANKLCLNEIDARSVQLDVTDQKTIDSATKQIESEFGKLDILVNNAGIISDGDRLPPSQVDIETLRHTYETNVFGVFAVIKAMLPLLKKSTAGRIVNLSSGLGSLTLNSDPNYEFADFQLLAYNSSKTAVNALTVLLATELKDTPIKINAADPGFTATDINQYQGYRTVEQGAIVAVRLATLPDDGSSGGFFDEDGLVPW